The Procambarus clarkii isolate CNS0578487 chromosome 66, FALCON_Pclarkii_2.0, whole genome shotgun sequence genome has a window encoding:
- the tun gene encoding protein N-terminal glutamine amidohydrolase isoform X1, producing the protein MAAQTQTAGANDSPSRHIVTKTVKTIVPTTEECAYTQFYCEENVWRLCEYVRTHEGQELVKCFVVFISNESRCVPLWRQRIGKSEDKLITWDYSNIFTCVAPSEKDYHVLFMYEPDERCLVFDLDSDLPFPTYFHKYVTETLRTDHILRPEHHRYFRVVPASVFLQKFASDRRHMRREDGTWMHPPPPTPAIATPESVHNLDDFISMDSKRGVGTVYNLQDFVRRFYKNIFQCSST; encoded by the exons ATGGCAGCTCAGACACAGACAGCTGGAGCAAATGATAGCCCTTCCAGGCACATTGTTACCAAAACTGTGAAAACCATTGTGCCTACAACTGAGGAGTGTGCATACACACAGTTTTACTG TGAAGAAAATGTGTGGCGTCTTTGTGAGTATGTGCGTACTCATGAAGGACAGGAATTGGTCAAGTGCTTTGTGGTATTCATCAGTAACGAATCTCGATGCGTGCCACTATGGAGACAACGAATAGGCAAATCTGAGGATAAGCTTATAACTTGG GATTATTCTAACATCTTCACATGTGTTGCGCCGAGTGAAAAG GACtatcatgtgcttttcatgtatgAGCCTGATGAACGGTGCCTGGTGTTTGACCTCGATTCAGACCTCCCATTCCCCACATACTTCCACAAGTATGTTACAGAGACACTTCGCACAGATCACATCCTTCGGCCAGAACATCATAG GTACTTCCGAGTAGTTCCAGCGTCTGTATTCCTTCAAAAGTTTGCAAGTGACAGACGACACATGAGACGTGAGGATGGCACGTGGATGCATCCGCCTCCACCAACCCCAGCAATTGCAACACCCG AAAGCGTTCACAATCTTGATGACTTCATTAGCATGGATTCAAAACGGGGTGTTGGTACTGTGTataatctacaagattttgtacgCAGATTCTACAAAAACAT
- the tun gene encoding protein N-terminal glutamine amidohydrolase isoform X2: MAAQTQTAGANDSPSRHIVTKTVKTIVPTTEECAYTQFYCEENVWRLCEYVRTHEGQELVKCFVVFISNESRCVPLWRQRIGKSEDKLITWDYHVLFMYEPDERCLVFDLDSDLPFPTYFHKYVTETLRTDHILRPEHHRYFRVVPASVFLQKFASDRRHMRREDGTWMHPPPPTPAIATPESVHNLDDFISMDSKRGVGTVYNLQDFVRRFYKNIFQCSST, from the exons ATGGCAGCTCAGACACAGACAGCTGGAGCAAATGATAGCCCTTCCAGGCACATTGTTACCAAAACTGTGAAAACCATTGTGCCTACAACTGAGGAGTGTGCATACACACAGTTTTACTG TGAAGAAAATGTGTGGCGTCTTTGTGAGTATGTGCGTACTCATGAAGGACAGGAATTGGTCAAGTGCTTTGTGGTATTCATCAGTAACGAATCTCGATGCGTGCCACTATGGAGACAACGAATAGGCAAATCTGAGGATAAGCTTATAACTTGG GACtatcatgtgcttttcatgtatgAGCCTGATGAACGGTGCCTGGTGTTTGACCTCGATTCAGACCTCCCATTCCCCACATACTTCCACAAGTATGTTACAGAGACACTTCGCACAGATCACATCCTTCGGCCAGAACATCATAG GTACTTCCGAGTAGTTCCAGCGTCTGTATTCCTTCAAAAGTTTGCAAGTGACAGACGACACATGAGACGTGAGGATGGCACGTGGATGCATCCGCCTCCACCAACCCCAGCAATTGCAACACCCG AAAGCGTTCACAATCTTGATGACTTCATTAGCATGGATTCAAAACGGGGTGTTGGTACTGTGTataatctacaagattttgtacgCAGATTCTACAAAAACAT
- the LOC123769389 gene encoding uncharacterized protein, whose amino-acid sequence MNDDVNGGSAKCLCSHMCCSSRLTPGVPTPAARTPGGSSPGAPTPDVSTSGGVSPDAPTLGVSALGRISSGAPTPGVSRPVAPTPGVSTPVAPTPGVSTPVAPTPGVSTPVAPTPGVSTPVAPTPGVSTPVAPTPGVSTPVAPTPGVSTPVAPTPGVSTPVTPTPGVSTPVAPTPGVSTPVAPTPGVSTPVAPTPGVSTPVAPTPGVSTPVAPTPGVSTPVAPTPGVSTPVAPTPGVSTPVAPTPGVSTPVAPTPGVSTPVAPTPGVSTPVAPTPGVSTPVAPTPGVSTPVAPTPGVSTPVAPTPGVSTPVAPTPGVSTPVAPTPGVSTPVAPTPGVSTPVAPTPGVSTPVAPTPGVSTPVAPTPGVSTPVAPTPGVSTPVAPTPGVSTPVAPTPGVSTPVAPTLDEAR is encoded by the coding sequence ATGAACGATGATGTTAATGGTGGCAGCGCTAAGTGTTTGTGTTCTCACATGTGTTGTAGCTCTCGACTGACACCTGGTGTTCCCACACCTGCTGCTCGCACACCTGGTGGGTCCAGTCCTGGCGCTCCCACACCTGATGTGTCCACATCTGGTGGGGTCAGTCCTGATGCTCCCACACTTGGTGTGTCCGCACTTGGTAGGATCAGTTCTGGTGCTCCCACACCTGGTGTTTCTAGACCTGTTGCTCCCACCCCTGGTGTTTCCACGCCTGTTGCTCCCACACCTGGTGTTTCCACGCCTGTTGCTCCCACACCTGGTGTTTCCACGCCTGTTGCTCCCACACCTGGTGTTTCCACGCCTGTTGCTCCCACACCTGGTGTTTCTACACCTGTTGCTCCCACACCTGGTGTTTCAACGCCTGTTGCTCCCACACCTGGTGTTTCAACGCCTGTTGCTCCCACACCTGGTGTTTCTACACCTGTTACTCCCACACCTGGTGTTTCCACGCCTGTTGCTCCCACACCTGGTGTTTCCACGCCTGTTGCTCCCACACCTGGTGTTTCCACGCCTGTTGCTCCCACACCTGGTGTTTCTACACCTGTTGCTCCCACACCTGGTGTTTCAACGCCTGTTGCTCCCACACCTGGTGTTTCAACGCCTGTTGCTCCCACACCTGGTGTTTCTACACCTGTTGCTCCCACACCTGGTGTTTCAACGCCTGTTGCTCCCACACCTGGTGTTTCAACGCCTGTTGCTCCCACACCTGGTGTTTCTACACCTGTTGCTCCCACACCTGGTGTTTCTACACCTGTTGCTCCCACACCTGGTGTTTCAACGCCTGTTGCTCCCACACCTGGTGTTTCAACGCCTGTTGCTCCCACACCTGGTGTTTCTACACCTGTTGCTCCAACACCTGGTGTTTCAACGCCTGTTGCTCCCACACCTGGTGTTTCAACGCCTGTTGCTCCCACACCTGGTGTTTCTACACCTGTTGCTCCCACACCTGGTGTTTCCACGCCTGTTGCTCCCACACCTGGTGTTTCTACACCTGTTGCTCCCACACCTGGTGTTTCTACACCTGTTGCTCCCACACCTGGTGTTTCCACGCCTGTTGCTCCCACACCTGGTGTTTCTACACCTGTTGCTCCCACACCTGGTGTTTCTACACCTGTTGCTCCCACACCTGGTGTTTCCACGCCTGTTGCTCCCACACTTGATGAGGCAAGGTAG